The sequence GTGATACATATTCATTGAAGATCTGCTCGTCAATACGGCCGTCTTCTTCGAGCATGAAAAAGTCATAGCTGCTGCAGATCACGAGCACTTTCCGTATCCGGTTCTGCATCAACAGGTTGAAAGAAGTATCCGAGAAGTAATACGTTTCGATATGACTTTCTTCCACTCTTTTGGCCATCTTAAGCGGTTTAGATGTTTAGGGGTTTAGGAGTTTAGAAGTTTAGGGAACCTTTCTCACTCCATCGAAAACGTATTCCCGCTGCAAAGCAGGTCGTCAACCGTTTTTATCGATGATTTGGAGCGTACCTCAGCCATCTGTTTGTACATCATATCGTCATATACGCTTGCTTCACACGACCGGATGACTCCCATTGCAATAGGGAATTCGGGCCTGCTGAGCCGAACAAGCATATAATCACGTGTGTCATCATGATCAAGGGCGTTATGAATAAGAATATCTTCTTTTTTCACGCCGTTTTCGCCCACTTTTACCACTTTAAACCGGGTACCTTCCTGGATTAATCCAAGCTCTTTATTTTTACCGAAAAGCATAGGTTCTCCGTGCTTCAGGTAAAGCTGGTTTTCAGCCCTGAGTTCCTTGCTCGTGATTTCAGCATGAATATCATCGTTAAAGATAACACAGTTCTGGAGCACTTCCACAAGGGCGGTTCCTTTATGCCTTGCAGCCTGTATGAACACTTCCTTCATCATTTCAAGGTCAGTATCCACAACACGTGCAAAAAAGTTACCCTGGGCACCCATGGCCAGTTCGCCGGGTAAAAAGGGATCTTCAATAGTGCCGTCCGGTGATGATTTAGTTACACTGCCTTTTGGTGTAGTGGGGGAGTACTGGCCTTTTGTAAGCCCGTAAATTTTATTGTTGAAAAGCAGGATCTTAATATCCAGGTTCCGGCGGAGCAGGTGGATGAAATGGTTTCCACCGATGGCCATTGAATCGCCGTCGCCTGTAACCAGCCAAACGCTAAGTTCAGGATTAGCCAGTTTTATCCCTGTGGCTATTGCCGCACCGCGTCCATGAAGGCCATGAAATCCGTAGGTGTTTATATAATAAGGAAAGCGTGATGAACAGCCGATACCAGAAACAAAAACAACTTTTTCCTTTTCTATTCCGGTCTCAGGCAATGCGCGCTGAATAGCAGCCAGCACTGCATGACCTCCGCAGCCGGGGCACCATTTGGCCGGCTGCTCCATCTTGAAATCCTGTACTGTTGTTATGCAATTATTTTCCATGGTTTTCAGGAGTCATTAAAACGTCATTGAATTTTTCTTTTAATTCCGATATCATAAA is a genomic window of Bacteroidales bacterium containing:
- a CDS encoding 2-oxoacid:ferredoxin oxidoreductase subunit beta — its product is MENNCITTVQDFKMEQPAKWCPGCGGHAVLAAIQRALPETGIEKEKVVFVSGIGCSSRFPYYINTYGFHGLHGRGAAIATGIKLANPELSVWLVTGDGDSMAIGGNHFIHLLRRNLDIKILLFNNKIYGLTKGQYSPTTPKGSVTKSSPDGTIEDPFLPGELAMGAQGNFFARVVDTDLEMMKEVFIQAARHKGTALVEVLQNCVIFNDDIHAEITSKELRAENQLYLKHGEPMLFGKNKELGLIQEGTRFKVVKVGENGVKKEDILIHNALDHDDTRDYMLVRLSRPEFPIAMGVIRSCEASVYDDMMYKQMAEVRSKSSIKTVDDLLCSGNTFSME